A single region of the Plantactinospora soyae genome encodes:
- the carB gene encoding carbamoyl-phosphate synthase large subunit has translation MPKRTDLKHVMVIGSGPIVIGQACEFDYSGTQACRVLRAEGLRVSLVNSNPATIMTDPEFADATYVEPITPEFVELVIAKERPDALLPTLGGQTALNTAVALHESGVLAKYGVELIGADIDAIRRGEDRQLFKEIVAKAGGETPRSRVCHSMDEVRSTVGELGLPVVIRPSFTMGGLGSGMAHNDEDLDRLAGGGLAASPVHEVLIEESVLGWKEYELELMRDRNDNVVVVCSIENIDPMGVHTGDSVTVAPAMTLTDREYQRLRDLGIAVLREVGVDTGGCNIQFAINPDDGRLVVIEMNPRVSRSSALASKATGFPIAKIAAKLAVGYTLDEIPNDITLKTPAAFEPALDYVVVKIPRFAFEKFPAADRELTTTMKSVGEAMSLGRNFPEALNKAMRSMETKEAGFWTVPDPEGATLDSTLAALRVPHDGRLYTVERALRLGASVAEVSAASGGIDPWFLDQIAGLIELRAEIVGAAVLDEEMLRRAKRAGVSDRQIAALRPELAAEDGVRTLRHRLGVRPVYKTVDTCAAEFAAGTPYHYSAYEGYTASDGETEVTPSDRPKVLILGSGPNRIGQGIEFDYSCVHAVMALRSAPLGSSVAAGSEGVGYETVMVNCNPETVSTDYDTADRLYFEPLTFEDVLEVWHAEDSSGRAAGGPGVVGVIVQLGGQTPLGLAQRLKNAGVPIVGTSPESIHLAEERGAFGALLDRAGLRSPAHGTATSYDEARAIAEEIGYPVLVRPSYVLGGRGMEIVYDDPTLRGYINRATDISPDHPVLVDRFLDDAIEIDVDALCDADGEVYVGGVMEHIEEAGIHSGDSSCALPPITLASSHLDAVRRYTVEIARGIGVRGLLNVQYALKDDVLYVLEANPRASRTVPFVSKATAVPLAKAAARIMLGATIAELRAERLLPPTGDGTTSPPDAPVAVKEAVLPFKRFRTPTGKGIDSLLGPEMKSTGEVMGIDTSFGYAFAKSQAAAYGSLPIRGKVFVSVANRDKRGMIFPVKRLADLGFEIVATTGTGEVLRRHGISCELIRKHYEEGADSPDAVALISAGEVALVINTPQGSGASARSDGYEIRSAAVGADIPCITTVPGAAAAVMGIEALIRGDMTVRPLQQLHAALRADE, from the coding sequence ATGCCTAAGCGGACCGACCTGAAGCATGTCATGGTGATCGGCTCCGGCCCGATCGTCATCGGCCAGGCCTGCGAGTTCGACTACTCCGGCACCCAGGCCTGCCGGGTGCTGCGTGCCGAGGGACTGCGGGTCAGCCTGGTCAACTCCAACCCGGCGACCATCATGACCGACCCGGAGTTCGCCGACGCCACGTACGTCGAGCCGATCACCCCGGAGTTCGTCGAGCTGGTCATCGCGAAGGAGCGGCCGGACGCGCTGCTGCCGACCCTGGGTGGGCAGACGGCGCTGAACACGGCGGTGGCGCTGCACGAGTCCGGCGTACTCGCCAAGTACGGGGTGGAGCTGATCGGCGCCGACATCGACGCGATCCGGCGGGGCGAGGACCGGCAGCTGTTCAAGGAGATCGTCGCCAAGGCCGGCGGCGAGACCCCGCGCAGCCGGGTGTGCCACTCGATGGACGAGGTCCGGTCCACCGTCGGCGAGCTGGGCCTGCCGGTGGTGATCCGGCCGTCGTTCACGATGGGCGGCCTGGGCTCCGGGATGGCGCACAACGACGAGGACCTGGACCGGCTCGCCGGTGGGGGACTGGCGGCCAGCCCGGTGCACGAGGTCCTGATCGAGGAGAGTGTGCTCGGCTGGAAGGAGTACGAGCTGGAGCTGATGCGGGACCGGAACGACAACGTCGTGGTGGTCTGCTCGATCGAGAACATCGACCCGATGGGCGTGCACACCGGGGACAGCGTCACGGTCGCTCCGGCGATGACCCTGACCGACCGGGAGTACCAGCGGCTGCGTGACCTCGGGATCGCGGTGCTCCGCGAGGTCGGGGTGGACACCGGCGGCTGCAACATCCAGTTCGCGATCAACCCGGACGACGGCCGGCTCGTCGTGATCGAGATGAACCCCCGGGTCTCCCGCTCCTCGGCCCTGGCCTCCAAGGCGACCGGCTTCCCGATCGCGAAGATCGCCGCGAAGCTCGCCGTCGGCTACACCCTGGACGAGATCCCGAACGACATCACCCTGAAGACGCCGGCGGCGTTCGAGCCGGCGCTCGACTACGTGGTGGTCAAGATCCCCCGGTTCGCCTTCGAGAAGTTCCCGGCCGCGGACCGGGAACTGACCACCACGATGAAGTCGGTCGGCGAGGCGATGAGCCTGGGCCGGAACTTCCCCGAGGCGCTGAACAAGGCGATGCGGTCGATGGAGACCAAGGAGGCCGGGTTCTGGACCGTCCCGGATCCGGAGGGCGCCACGCTGGACTCGACGCTGGCCGCGTTGCGGGTGCCGCACGACGGGCGGCTCTACACCGTCGAGCGGGCGCTGCGGCTCGGCGCCTCGGTGGCCGAGGTGTCGGCGGCCTCCGGCGGGATCGACCCCTGGTTCCTGGACCAGATCGCCGGACTGATCGAGCTGCGCGCGGAGATCGTCGGTGCGGCCGTACTGGACGAGGAGATGCTGCGTCGGGCCAAGCGGGCCGGCGTCTCCGACCGCCAGATCGCCGCGCTCCGGCCGGAACTGGCCGCCGAGGACGGTGTCCGTACCCTGCGGCACCGGCTCGGGGTACGGCCGGTCTACAAGACCGTCGACACCTGCGCCGCCGAGTTCGCCGCCGGTACGCCGTACCACTACTCGGCGTACGAGGGATACACGGCATCCGACGGCGAGACCGAGGTGACCCCGTCGGACCGGCCCAAGGTGCTGATCCTCGGCTCGGGGCCGAACCGGATCGGCCAGGGCATCGAGTTCGACTACTCCTGCGTGCACGCGGTGATGGCGCTGCGTAGCGCCCCGCTCGGCTCGTCCGTCGCGGCCGGTTCCGAAGGCGTCGGCTACGAGACCGTGATGGTGAACTGCAACCCGGAGACGGTCTCCACCGACTACGACACCGCCGACCGGCTCTACTTCGAGCCACTCACCTTCGAGGACGTGCTGGAGGTCTGGCACGCCGAGGACAGCTCGGGCCGGGCCGCCGGTGGGCCGGGCGTCGTCGGCGTGATCGTCCAGCTCGGCGGCCAGACCCCGCTCGGCCTGGCCCAGCGGCTCAAGAACGCCGGAGTGCCGATCGTCGGCACCAGCCCCGAGTCGATCCACCTGGCGGAGGAGCGGGGCGCGTTCGGCGCGCTGCTGGACCGGGCCGGACTGCGCTCTCCGGCGCACGGCACCGCCACCTCGTACGACGAGGCGCGGGCGATCGCCGAGGAGATCGGGTACCCGGTGCTGGTCCGGCCGTCGTACGTGCTCGGCGGGCGGGGCATGGAGATCGTCTACGACGACCCGACGCTGCGCGGGTACATCAATCGGGCCACCGACATCTCGCCGGACCATCCGGTGCTGGTCGACCGGTTCCTCGACGACGCGATCGAGATCGACGTGGACGCGCTCTGCGACGCCGACGGCGAGGTCTACGTCGGCGGCGTGATGGAGCACATCGAGGAGGCCGGGATCCACTCCGGCGACTCGTCCTGTGCGCTGCCGCCGATCACCCTGGCCAGCTCCCACCTGGACGCGGTACGCCGCTACACCGTGGAGATCGCCCGGGGGATCGGGGTACGCGGCCTGCTCAACGTCCAGTACGCGCTCAAGGACGACGTCCTCTACGTCCTGGAGGCGAATCCCCGGGCCTCCCGGACCGTGCCGTTCGTCTCCAAGGCGACCGCCGTACCGCTGGCCAAGGCGGCGGCCCGGATCATGCTCGGTGCGACCATCGCGGAGCTGCGCGCCGAGCGGCTGCTGCCGCCGACCGGTGACGGCACGACCTCGCCGCCCGACGCCCCGGTGGCGGTGAAGGAGGCGGTGCTGCCGTTCAAGCGGTTCCGGACGCCGACCGGCAAGGGCATCGACTCGCTGCTCGGTCCGGAGATGAAGTCGACCGGTGAGGTGATGGGCATCGACACCTCGTTCGGGTACGCCTTCGCCAAGTCACAGGCGGCGGCGTACGGGTCGCTGCCGATCCGGGGCAAGGTCTTCGTGTCGGTGGCCAACCGGGACAAGCGCGGCATGATCTTCCCGGTCAAGCGCCTCGCCGACCTCGGGTTCGAGATCGTCGCCACCACGGGCACCGGTGAGGTGCTGCGGCGGCACGGGATCTCCTGCGAGCTGATCCGCAAGCACTACGAGGAGGGCGCGGACTCTCCGGACGCGGTGGCGCTGATCTCGGCGGGCGAGGTGGCGCTGGTGATCAACACCCCGCAGGGCTCGGGGGCGAGCGCCCGGTCCGACGGGTACGAGATCCGCAGTGCGGCGGTCGGCGCCGACATTCCCTGCATCACCACGGTGCCGGGCGCGGCGGCGGCGGTGATGGGCATCGAGGCGCTGATCCGGGGCGACATGACCGTCCGTCCGTTGCAGCAACTGCACGCGGCGCTGCGGGCGGACGAGTGA
- the pyrF gene encoding orotidine-5'-phosphate decarboxylase → METFGSRLHRAMAERGPLCVGIDPHPALLTRWGLSDDLDGLTRFCQIAVDALGDRVAVVKPQSAFFERFGSRGLAVLESIIRQLRGAGTLVLLDVKRGDIGSTVAAYADAYLEPSSPMYVDAVTASPFLGVNSLAPMFDAARKHGGGVFVLALTSNPEGASVQRARGADGRTVAQTIIDEISQLNRGAEPLGSFGLVVGATIGQTGHDLAGVGGPLLAPGLGAQGGRAADLRTVFGNELAAVLPSYSREVLGAGPDPAALRAATDRVLADCRAALTAAGQ, encoded by the coding sequence ATGGAGACCTTCGGCAGCCGGCTGCACCGGGCGATGGCGGAGCGTGGACCGCTCTGTGTCGGCATCGATCCGCACCCCGCCCTGCTGACCCGGTGGGGCCTGTCGGACGACCTCGACGGGCTGACCCGATTCTGCCAGATCGCGGTCGATGCGCTCGGTGACCGGGTCGCGGTGGTCAAGCCGCAGTCGGCGTTTTTCGAGCGGTTCGGCTCTCGGGGACTCGCCGTACTTGAGTCAATTATCCGACAGTTACGGGGCGCCGGCACCCTCGTCCTGCTTGACGTCAAGCGCGGCGACATCGGGTCCACCGTCGCCGCGTACGCCGACGCGTATCTCGAGCCATCCAGTCCGATGTATGTCGACGCGGTCACCGCCAGCCCGTTCCTGGGGGTCAACTCGCTCGCTCCGATGTTCGACGCGGCACGCAAGCACGGCGGCGGCGTCTTCGTGCTGGCGCTCACCTCCAACCCGGAGGGCGCGAGCGTGCAGCGGGCCCGTGGCGCGGACGGGCGCACCGTGGCGCAAACGATCATCGACGAGATTTCGCAGCTCAACAGGGGTGCGGAGCCGCTCGGCAGTTTCGGGTTGGTGGTCGGCGCCACCATCGGTCAGACCGGGCACGACCTCGCCGGGGTGGGCGGTCCACTGCTTGCTCCGGGGCTCGGCGCACAGGGCGGCCGTGCCGCCGACCTGCGTACGGTCTTCGGAAACGAGCTCGCCGCGGTGCTCCCGTCGTACTCCCGGGAGGTGCTCGGCGCGGGTCCGGACCCGGCCGCGCTGCGGGCCGCGACGGACCGGGTTCTGGCCGATTGCCGGGCCGCGCTGACCGCTGCCGGTCAGTGA
- a CDS encoding adenosylmethionine--8-amino-7-oxononanoate transaminase, giving the protein MTPEEIVAVDRAHVWHPYAPMPASRTPYVVSSAAGVRLRLADGRELVDGMSSWWAAIHGYRHPVLDAAVTDQLGRMSHVMFGGLTHEPAVRLAGTLVELTPPGLEHVFLSDSGSVAVEVAVKMALQYQRGRGRPQRHRLATWRGGYHGDTFHPMSVCDPDGGMHSLWTDVLPRQVFADVPPSGFDAPVDEAYAAALADAVERHADELAAVIVEPVVQGTGGMRWHNPRYLQLLRELTMRHGILLIFDEIATGFGRTGALFAAEHAGVTPDVMCLGKALTGGYLSLAATLCTPEVAEGISATGVLAHGPTFMGNPVACAVANASIGLLKTGDWAGEVARVQAALSAGLAPLRGLPGVADVRTLGAIGVVQLDHDVDLAAATAAAVAHGVWLRPFRNLVYTMPPYVTGDEDLARICTAIGAAARAG; this is encoded by the coding sequence GTGACGCCGGAGGAGATCGTCGCGGTCGACCGGGCCCACGTCTGGCACCCGTACGCGCCGATGCCGGCCAGCAGGACGCCGTACGTGGTGTCCAGCGCCGCCGGGGTCCGGTTGCGCCTGGCCGACGGCCGGGAACTGGTGGACGGCATGTCGTCGTGGTGGGCGGCGATCCACGGGTACCGACATCCGGTGCTGGACGCCGCGGTAACCGACCAGCTCGGCCGGATGAGTCACGTCATGTTCGGCGGCCTGACCCACGAGCCCGCCGTCCGGCTCGCCGGCACCCTGGTCGAACTGACCCCGCCCGGCCTGGAACACGTCTTCCTCAGCGACTCCGGCTCGGTGGCCGTCGAGGTGGCGGTGAAGATGGCGTTGCAGTACCAGCGCGGCCGGGGGCGCCCACAGCGGCACCGGCTGGCCACCTGGCGGGGCGGCTACCACGGTGACACCTTCCATCCGATGAGCGTCTGCGACCCGGACGGCGGGATGCACTCGCTCTGGACCGACGTGCTGCCCCGGCAGGTCTTCGCCGACGTACCGCCGTCCGGGTTCGACGCCCCCGTCGACGAGGCGTACGCCGCCGCGCTCGCCGACGCGGTGGAGCGGCACGCCGACGAACTGGCCGCGGTGATCGTGGAACCGGTGGTGCAGGGGACCGGCGGCATGCGTTGGCACAATCCCCGGTATTTGCAGTTGCTGCGCGAGTTGACCATGCGGCACGGCATTCTGCTCATCTTCGACGAGATCGCCACCGGCTTCGGCCGGACCGGTGCGCTCTTCGCTGCCGAGCACGCCGGTGTCACCCCGGACGTGATGTGCCTCGGCAAGGCACTCACCGGCGGCTACCTCAGCCTGGCGGCCACGCTCTGTACGCCGGAGGTCGCCGAGGGCATCTCGGCGACCGGGGTACTGGCGCACGGGCCGACCTTCATGGGCAACCCGGTCGCCTGCGCGGTCGCGAACGCCTCCATCGGGCTGCTGAAGACCGGAGACTGGGCGGGGGAGGTCGCGAGGGTCCAGGCGGCCCTGTCGGCCGGCCTGGCGCCGTTGCGGGGCCTTCCCGGGGTCGCTGACGTCCGCACGCTGGGGGCGATCGGGGTGGTGCAGCTCGACCACGACGTCGATCTGGCCGCGGCGACCGCCGCCGCCGTGGCGCACGGGGTGTGGCTGCGGCCGTTCCGGAACCTGGTCTACACGATGCCACCGTACGTCACCGGGGACGAGGACCTGGCCCGGATCTGTACGGCGATCGGCGCGGCCGCCCGGGCCGGCTGA
- the mihF gene encoding integration host factor, actinobacterial type translates to MPLPQLSPEQRAAALEKAAEIRKARAKLKEELKQGKTTLAAVLDRAEADDVVGKLKVSAVLQAMPGIGKIRATQIMEKLKIADSRRLRGLGEQQRKALLGEFAAN, encoded by the coding sequence GTGCCGCTCCCCCAACTGAGCCCCGAGCAGCGTGCAGCCGCGCTGGAAAAGGCCGCGGAGATCCGCAAGGCCCGTGCCAAGCTCAAGGAAGAGCTAAAGCAGGGCAAGACCACCCTCGCCGCCGTCCTCGACCGGGCGGAGGCGGACGATGTCGTCGGCAAGCTGAAGGTATCGGCCGTGCTCCAGGCCATGCCGGGAATCGGCAAGATCCGGGCGACCCAGATCATGGAGAAGCTCAAGATCGCCGACAGCCGTCGCCTGCGTGGCCTCGGTGAGCAGCAGCGCAAGGCACTGCTTGGAGAATTCGCGGCGAACTAG
- the carA gene encoding glutamine-hydrolyzing carbamoyl-phosphate synthase small subunit, whose amino-acid sequence MNRRRPAILVLEDGRTFRGEAYGSVGETFGEAVFNTGMTGYQETLTDPSYHRQVVVQTAPHIGNTGVNAEDDESGRIWVAGYVVRDPARIGSNWRATGGLEDRLATEGVVGISGVDTRALTRHLRDRGAMRVGVSSIDDDPSALLARVRESPRMTGADLSAQVSTAKPYTVAAEGEHRFTVAALDLGIKRNVPRRLAARGVTTHVLPASSSIEDLLATGADAVFFSPGPGDPATADHPVGLAREVMRRQVPLFGICFGSQILGRALGFGTYKLGYGHRGINQPVLDRSTGKVEVTSHNHGFAVDAPLNQVIDTDFGGVEVSHVCLNDNVVEGLRARDVPAFTVQYHPEAAAGPHDADYLFDRFAELIEGRPSAGPTESGNHA is encoded by the coding sequence GTGAACCGGAGACGACCGGCGATCCTGGTCCTGGAGGACGGGCGGACCTTTCGCGGCGAGGCGTACGGCAGCGTGGGGGAGACCTTCGGCGAGGCCGTCTTCAACACCGGGATGACCGGCTACCAGGAGACGCTGACCGACCCGTCGTACCACCGGCAGGTGGTGGTGCAGACCGCGCCGCACATCGGCAACACCGGGGTCAACGCCGAGGACGACGAGTCCGGCCGGATCTGGGTGGCCGGGTACGTCGTCCGGGACCCGGCCCGGATCGGGTCGAACTGGCGCGCGACCGGAGGTCTGGAGGACCGGCTGGCCACCGAGGGCGTGGTCGGGATCTCCGGGGTGGACACCCGGGCGCTGACCCGGCACCTGCGGGACCGGGGCGCGATGCGGGTCGGCGTGTCCAGCATCGACGACGACCCGTCGGCCCTGCTGGCCCGGGTCCGCGAGTCACCCCGGATGACCGGCGCGGACCTCTCCGCCCAGGTGAGCACCGCGAAGCCGTACACCGTCGCGGCCGAGGGCGAGCACCGGTTCACCGTCGCCGCGCTGGACCTGGGGATCAAGCGCAACGTGCCGCGCCGGCTCGCGGCGCGGGGTGTCACCACCCACGTCCTGCCGGCGTCGTCGAGCATCGAGGACCTGCTGGCCACCGGCGCCGACGCGGTCTTCTTCTCGCCCGGCCCGGGCGACCCGGCCACCGCCGACCACCCGGTCGGGCTGGCCCGCGAGGTGATGCGCCGGCAGGTTCCGCTGTTCGGCATCTGCTTCGGCAGCCAGATCCTCGGCCGTGCGCTCGGCTTCGGCACCTACAAACTGGGGTACGGCCACCGCGGCATCAACCAGCCGGTGCTGGACCGGAGCACCGGCAAGGTCGAGGTGACCAGCCACAACCACGGCTTCGCCGTCGACGCGCCGCTCAACCAGGTGATCGACACCGACTTCGGCGGCGTCGAGGTCAGCCACGTCTGCCTGAACGACAACGTCGTCGAGGGGCTGCGGGCCAGGGACGTGCCGGCGTTCACCGTGCAGTACCACCCGGAGGCGGCGGCCGGCCCGCACGACGCGGACTATCTCTTCGACCGCTTCGCGGAACTGATCGAGGGCCGGCCGAGTGCCGGGCCGACCGAAAGCGGGAACCATGCCTAA
- a CDS encoding quinone-dependent dihydroorotate dehydrogenase: MTTGTTTGPGSARPTGGPVFDRIVRPALFRLGGGDAETAHEWTLRRLAALSRRPAALAVLRARYAVPAPRTVFGVDFPNPVGLAAGMDKDGAALPAWPALGFGFVEVGTVTAHAQPGNPRPRLFRLPGSAAVINRMGFNNAGAAALAARLAALNRPLGVPLGISLGKSKVTELDDAVQDYLTSYRVLNPYGDYFAVNVSSPNTPGLRALQDREHLDGLLAALVGEKPILVKIAPDLTEAAIAEVLEVCLSRGAAGIIATNTTLGRDGLAPADQPRAGEAGGLSGRPLTERTRRVVSFVHTETGGALPVIGVGGILDPTDATALLDAGASLVQLYTGFVYGGPGLVRAVARATRQ; this comes from the coding sequence GTGACCACGGGAACGACGACCGGGCCGGGGTCGGCCCGGCCGACCGGTGGACCGGTCTTCGACCGGATCGTCCGGCCGGCGCTGTTCCGGCTCGGCGGCGGGGACGCCGAGACGGCGCACGAGTGGACACTGCGACGGCTGGCCGCGCTCTCCCGGCGACCGGCCGCGCTGGCCGTGCTGCGCGCCCGGTACGCCGTGCCGGCCCCACGCACGGTCTTCGGGGTCGACTTTCCCAACCCGGTCGGCCTGGCCGCCGGGATGGACAAGGACGGTGCGGCGTTGCCCGCCTGGCCCGCGCTCGGCTTCGGCTTCGTCGAGGTGGGTACGGTCACCGCGCACGCGCAGCCGGGCAACCCCCGGCCGAGGCTGTTCCGGTTGCCGGGAAGCGCGGCGGTGATCAACCGGATGGGCTTCAACAACGCCGGTGCGGCGGCGCTGGCGGCCCGGCTGGCGGCACTGAACCGTCCGCTGGGGGTGCCGCTGGGCATCTCGCTCGGCAAGTCCAAGGTGACCGAACTGGACGACGCGGTGCAGGACTACCTGACCTCGTACCGGGTGCTGAATCCGTACGGCGACTACTTCGCGGTGAACGTCTCCTCGCCGAACACCCCCGGGCTGCGCGCGTTGCAGGACCGCGAGCACCTCGACGGACTGCTGGCCGCGCTGGTCGGCGAGAAGCCGATCCTGGTCAAGATCGCCCCGGACCTGACCGAGGCGGCCATCGCGGAGGTGCTGGAGGTCTGCCTGAGCCGGGGCGCGGCCGGGATCATCGCCACCAACACCACCCTCGGGCGGGACGGTCTCGCCCCGGCCGACCAGCCCCGGGCCGGTGAGGCCGGTGGGCTGTCCGGCCGGCCGCTGACCGAACGCACCCGCCGGGTGGTCTCGTTCGTGCACACCGAGACGGGCGGCGCGCTGCCGGTGATCGGGGTGGGCGGCATCCTCGACCCGACGGACGCCACCGCGCTGCTGGACGCCGGGGCCAGCCTGGTGCAGCTCTACACCGGATTCGTCTACGGCGGCCCGGGGCTGGTCCGCGCGGTGGCCCGGGCGACCCGGCAGTGA
- the rpoZ gene encoding DNA-directed RNA polymerase subunit omega yields MGSIANPEGITNPPIDELLEKTTSKYALVIFAAKRARQVNAYYSQLGEGLLEYVGPLVETTPQEKPLSIAMREINAGLLTAEPTDQP; encoded by the coding sequence GTGGGATCCATCGCCAACCCCGAGGGCATCACCAACCCGCCGATCGACGAGCTGCTCGAGAAGACCACCTCGAAGTACGCCCTGGTCATCTTCGCCGCCAAGCGTGCCCGCCAGGTCAACGCCTACTACAGCCAGCTCGGTGAGGGCCTGCTGGAGTACGTCGGCCCCCTGGTGGAGACCACGCCGCAGGAGAAGCCGCTCTCGATCGCGATGCGGGAGATCAACGCGGGTCTGCTCACCGCCGAGCCGACCGACCAGCCGTAG
- a CDS encoding nucleoside/nucleotide kinase family protein, with the protein MGTHDDVRTAARLTVLAGPSGAGKDSVTELVRARSPRLWRSVPVTTRPARKYEIDGVHYRFVDRGEFARLLDDGQLLEWSEIGVHRYGTPCEPLRSRLSAGLPVLLTIDLRGARQVRTAMPGARLVYLAPPGTDVQGVGREFDATVVNDVVGRAADELVGLLGSSFLTPT; encoded by the coding sequence GTGGGTACGCATGACGATGTCCGCACTGCGGCTCGTCTCACGGTCCTTGCCGGCCCTTCCGGGGCCGGCAAGGACAGCGTGACAGAACTTGTCCGGGCCCGATCGCCGCGGCTGTGGCGGTCCGTCCCGGTCACCACCCGGCCGGCGCGGAAGTACGAGATCGACGGTGTGCACTATCGTTTCGTCGATCGGGGCGAATTCGCGCGACTACTCGACGACGGACAGTTGCTGGAGTGGTCGGAGATTGGCGTTCACCGCTACGGAACGCCGTGCGAGCCGCTACGGAGCCGTTTGTCGGCCGGCTTACCGGTGCTACTGACGATCGACCTCCGGGGCGCCCGACAGGTGCGGACGGCGATGCCCGGGGCCCGACTGGTGTACCTCGCCCCGCCCGGGACCGACGTCCAAGGCGTCGGTCGAGAATTCGACGCAACGGTCGTCAACGACGTGGTCGGGCGTGCTGCTGATGAACTGGTAGGCTTGCTCGGTTCGTCCTTCTTGACACCGACCTGA
- the coaBC gene encoding bifunctional phosphopantothenoylcysteine decarboxylase/phosphopantothenate--cysteine ligase CoaBC codes for MTAVVLGVGGGIAAYKACELLRLFTESGHRVRVVPTASALRFVGAPTWAALSGQPVADDVWADVHEVPHVRLGQGADLVVVAPATADLLAKAAHGLADDLLTNTLLTARCPVLLAPAMHTEMWEHPATAENVATLRRRGVLVLEPASGRLTGVDTGKGRLPDPAEIFAVARRVLARGVEAPRDLAGRRVVITAGGTREPLDPVRFIGNRSSGKQGYAFARTALARGARVTLIAANVGLPDPAGADLVRVSTTEELRKATLEAAEAADAVVMAAAPADFRPATYAADKIKKSDRGTTLTVELVANPDIAAELGERRRPGQVLVAFAAETSDAEANARGKLARKKADLIVVNEVGPDKVFGADTNTAVVLGADGSVTAFSEQSKEDLADGVWDLVTTRLTSSS; via the coding sequence ATGACCGCGGTCGTGCTCGGGGTCGGCGGAGGCATCGCCGCGTACAAGGCGTGTGAACTGCTGCGGCTGTTCACGGAGTCGGGCCATCGGGTCCGGGTCGTGCCGACCGCCTCCGCACTCCGGTTCGTGGGCGCGCCGACCTGGGCGGCGCTCTCCGGGCAACCGGTCGCCGACGACGTCTGGGCCGACGTGCACGAGGTGCCGCACGTCCGGCTGGGGCAGGGCGCCGACCTGGTGGTCGTCGCGCCCGCCACGGCCGACCTGCTGGCCAAGGCCGCGCACGGACTCGCCGACGATCTGCTCACCAACACGCTGCTGACCGCCCGCTGCCCGGTGCTGCTCGCGCCCGCCATGCACACCGAGATGTGGGAGCACCCGGCCACCGCGGAGAACGTCGCCACGCTGCGTCGGCGCGGGGTCCTGGTGCTGGAGCCGGCCAGTGGCCGGCTGACCGGGGTGGACACCGGCAAGGGCCGGCTACCCGATCCGGCCGAGATCTTCGCGGTGGCCCGCCGGGTGCTCGCCCGGGGCGTCGAGGCACCTCGGGACCTGGCCGGTCGTCGGGTGGTGATCACCGCCGGCGGAACCAGGGAGCCGCTGGACCCGGTGCGGTTCATCGGCAACCGGTCGTCGGGCAAGCAGGGCTACGCCTTCGCCCGGACGGCCCTGGCCCGTGGTGCCCGGGTGACGCTGATCGCCGCCAACGTCGGGTTGCCCGATCCGGCCGGAGCGGACCTGGTCCGGGTCTCGACCACCGAGGAGCTTCGCAAGGCCACCCTGGAGGCGGCCGAGGCCGCCGATGCCGTGGTGATGGCGGCGGCGCCCGCCGACTTCCGGCCGGCGACGTACGCCGCCGACAAGATCAAGAAATCGGATCGTGGCACGACGCTCACCGTCGAACTCGTGGCCAACCCCGACATCGCGGCCGAGTTGGGCGAGCGTCGGCGCCCCGGGCAGGTGCTGGTCGCCTTCGCCGCCGAGACCAGCGACGCCGAGGCCAACGCCCGGGGCAAGCTGGCCCGGAAGAAGGCCGACCTGATCGTCGTCAACGAGGTCGGGCCGGACAAGGTCTTCGGGGCCGACACCAACACCGCCGTCGTGCTCGGCGCTGACGGTTCGGTGACAGCGTTTTCTGAGCAATCCAAGGAAGATCTCGCCGATGGCGTGTGGGATCTGGTAACAACGCGCTTAACCAGCTCGTCATGA